The Patescibacteria group bacterium sequence GTAGTCAGGCCATCAAAACTATGGCCACACATTTGCCGGAAATTTATAAGACCATTCAACATCATTTGAAGCATCCCTATCAAAGAAGTATTTTAAATTCCATCAAAGAACCAGTTGTGACTTTCAAGATTTTGCACGAGTTGATTATAGAGCAGGGCAAAGAAATATCCGAGCTATTGGTTGACCCTGATAGGCTAGAAGCTGAGGCCAAGCTTTTGATAAACAAAAAATACAAAAAAATCCGCAAAAGAATTTCCAACGCTTCCGTACGAGCTATTATTTATATTTTTATCACCAAGGTAATGCTGGCTTTTATTTTGGAATTTCCGTATGAGATGTATATAATCAAACATCTTAATTATTTTAATCTTGGTATAAATGTTGTCTTTCCACCGCTCTTAATGTTTTTTGTAACTTTGACTATCAAACCTCCTAGTCAAAAAAATACCGACAGAATTTTGGAAAATATTCATAAAGTTGTATACAATGAGGCCGAGCAGTCAATCCTTTGTCAACTCAAGACCAAATACAACAAAAACATTGGCTACCAGATTTTTTATAATTTTATGTACACAGTTTTGTATATAGTTGTTTTTGGCGGTATCATCTATTGGCTCAAACGTATGGATTTTAATATACTTTCTGGGGCGATCTTTATTTTCTTTTTGACGGCAGTTAGTTTTTTTGCTATCAGAATACGCTCCACAGCCAAAGAGCTGGTCATAGAAAAAAACAAAGAAGGGATATTTTCTTGGTTGATGAACTTTTTTGCTTTGCCAATTGTATCAGTCGGACGATGGATGTCTACCAAATTTAAAAAAATTAACTTATTTGCCTTTATTATGGACTATATTATTGAGGCACCATTCAAGTTGTTTGTAGCTGCTTTTGAAGATTGGTTGGGCTTTATGAGAGAAAAGAAAGAAGAGGTATTTCATGACAACAACTAAAGATTTTTATATAATCTGCCACAATATTAGGAGTTTATATAATATTGGGACTATGTTTAGGACAGCTGATGCCTTGGGGCTTAGTCAGCTGTTTTTGACAGGTTATAGTGGTCGTCCGCCCAGAAAAGAAATATCTAAGGTAGCCCTAGGTGCCGAAGAGTCTGTATCTTGGCAGTATTATAAAAATATTTCTTATTTAATAAAAAAATTAAAAAGCAGAGGAGTGTCTATCGTAGCTTTGGAGACTGACAAAAGATCTATCAACTATCTAGATTTTAAACCAAAATTTCCTCTAGCTCTTATAGTAGGTAATGAAGTACGAGGGATATCAAAATCAACTCTCAAAAACGCTGATTACATAATAGAGCTACCAATGCATGGCATCAAAGAATCTCTCAATGTTGGTGTGGCTATGGCAGTGGCTGGTTATTATATTGGTCAGTTTAAAAACTAGTGGCATAGATTGTTTATTTTTGGTATAATAAATTTAAGTTTCAGGTTATAAAGCTTCTCTGGCTTTAGATTTTGGACTTTAAATGGGCTTAACTTTTAACTAAAACTTATGTCACTGCATAAAGTTGTTGAGTTAATATTTACATTGGTAATACTTTTATTTTTGGCTATTATAGTGCTGGGCGTATTAGTAGGTATTACTATAGTCCAACAATTATCTTATTTTGATGTGGGAGTTACCGGACAATTTATTTTTGTCGGTGGAATGTTTGCAATTTTTATGTATATCATGAAGATGATTGTTGATCGCATCAAAGATTATAATCGCTATATCTAATTAAGTTTAACTTCAACTTGAGATCAGTTGAAAGTTCAAAATATGATAAAAAATAAAGTTACTACCATTGGCGGAGCAACTCGCGATATAATGTTTTATACTGATGATATGCTTATTTTGGATAATAAAGCCGATTTGCTTCGTCAAAAGCTGATTGCTTTTGAATACGGCGCCAAGATTTATAGTAAAGATGTTTACTTGACTTTTGGTGGCGGGGGTATGAATACGGCAGTCAATTTTGCTAATTTGGGCATCAGCACTCAGACGGTTTTGTCTTTGGGTAGTGATTTGGTGGGACTTGAAATAATCAAATATCTGAAGGATAAAAAAATCTCTACCAAATTTGTCCAAACTCAAAAAAATATTCATACCGGCACCTCATTTATTGTCAATGTTGGCCACTTCAATGAACATGTTATCTTTGCCTACCGTGGTGCCAATGAAAAAATGGATTTATCCAAAGCAGTTATTAAAAAGATAAATACAGACTGGGTTTATTTGACTTCACTTTCTGGTAATTTTAAAGCGGGTTTGGATAATATTTTTGATCAGGCGCTAAAGAAAAATATAAAAATAGCCTGGAATCCTGGGTCAAATCAGCTCAAAATGGGCCTAAAAAAACTGGCTAGATATATGAAACATACCACTATTTTTGATGTCAATCGTGATGAAGCTTTGGAATTAGTAATTAGTATCAAAGGCAAAAACATTAAAAATAATATTAATCAGCTTTTAAAATTTTTGCATAGTTATGGTCAAAAAATAACAGTCATTACCGATGGACACAAAGGCGCTTATGTTTATGACGGCGAAAAGACATATTTTCGGGCAGCTTCTAAAAAACGTGGTATCAATACTACCGGAGCTGGTGATTCTTTTGGTTCCAGTTTTGTAGCCGGTCTTATCAGATACAAAGGTAATGTAGAAAAATCTCTCAAGCTGGCCATTATAAACAGTAATGCAGTAATTATGAAAATTGGTGCTCAAGAGGGTTTGCTGACAGTCAGGGATTTAAAAAAATATAATTTATAAATATGAAAAAAGTAATTGCTGAAATTTCCGCTAGACATATTCATATTTCCAGAGCCCATTTGGACAAGCTTTTTGGTAAAGGCTACCAATTAAAATCAATCAAAGAATTGTCACAGCCTGGTGAATTTGGGGCCGAAGAAAGAGTAGAGGTAATTGGTCCAAAAAATAGTATAATGATGCGTATAGTTGGTCCGATAAGAGATAAGACTCAGATTGAGCTGGCCGCTACTGATGCCAGAACTCTAGGAATTAGACCTGAATTTAGAGTATCTGGTGATCTCAAAGGCACGCCAGGTGGTGTGACACTCAAAGGGCCAAAAGGCTCAGTCAAATTGCTAACTGGCGTGATAGTGCCA is a genomic window containing:
- a CDS encoding carbohydrate kinase family protein; translation: MIKNKVTTIGGATRDIMFYTDDMLILDNKADLLRQKLIAFEYGAKIYSKDVYLTFGGGGMNTAVNFANLGISTQTVLSLGSDLVGLEIIKYLKDKKISTKFVQTQKNIHTGTSFIVNVGHFNEHVIFAYRGANEKMDLSKAVIKKINTDWVYLTSLSGNFKAGLDNIFDQALKKNIKIAWNPGSNQLKMGLKKLARYMKHTTIFDVNRDEALELVISIKGKNIKNNINQLLKFLHSYGQKITVITDGHKGAYVYDGEKTYFRAASKKRGINTTGAGDSFGSSFVAGLIRYKGNVEKSLKLAIINSNAVIMKIGAQEGLLTVRDLKKYNL
- a CDS encoding TrmH family RNA methyltransferase — translated: MTTTKDFYIICHNIRSLYNIGTMFRTADALGLSQLFLTGYSGRPPRKEISKVALGAEESVSWQYYKNISYLIKKLKSRGVSIVALETDKRSINYLDFKPKFPLALIVGNEVRGISKSTLKNADYIIELPMHGIKESLNVGVAMAVAGYYIGQFKN
- the pduL gene encoding phosphate propanoyltransferase; this translates as MKKVIAEISARHIHISRAHLDKLFGKGYQLKSIKELSQPGEFGAEERVEVIGPKNSIMMRIVGPIRDKTQIELAATDARTLGIRPEFRVSGDLKGTPGGVTLKGPKGSVKLLTGVIVPLRHLHISTEEAKKWQLKTGQKVKAKVGGPRGLILENIVVRVGNFSTSIHLDTDEGNAAGLLSCSKIDLIL